The following coding sequences lie in one Apteryx mantelli isolate bAptMan1 chromosome 6, bAptMan1.hap1, whole genome shotgun sequence genomic window:
- the DAPL1 gene encoding death-associated protein-like 1 — MRTGRFDSCCQQLFSMKAGGMRVSKKQENGFAGKNAKTSGKENTSSVVRVPKIQNVGVLLADALEKIHHKIPAAALQVSHQKPQPALEKFMLPKRIYIIQQPRKC; from the exons ATGCGTACGGGCAGGTTTGATAGCTGCTGCCAGCAACTGTTTTCAA TGAAAGCTGGAGGTATGAGAGTGtctaaaaagcaagaaaatggaTTTGCTGGGAAAAATGCTAAGActtcaggaaaagagaacacAAG TTCTGTTGTCAGAGTTCCAAAAATTCAGAACGTGGGTGTCTTGCTGGCAGATGCACTAGAAAAA ATCCATCACAAAATTCCTGCAGCAGCATTACAAGTGTCTCACCAAAAGCCACAGCCTGCCTTGGAGAAGTTCATGCTGcctaaaagaatttatattattcAACAGCCACGGAAATGTTAA